From one Catenuloplanes nepalensis genomic stretch:
- a CDS encoding LysR family transcriptional regulator has translation MADLELRHLEYLVAVAETGSITRAARRLMLTQPALSRALRALERTVGVPLLVRGSRATELTPAGSELLKDAYDLLDRSRVALARARGTETVTVTAPACDVVAVAAAGRDFEARHPGVAVNVVPRDWLSTEALRAGAADVAILRDSFDRRGLAVEPIMDEPRMVLLGAGHPLGARERLTVADLRDETFTYWSGMSGAEAAHWTGSDVDGRPRRQSVRIGSVTDVLAAVALGRAVVYAHGSTLPELLPGMQVRPVEDLSASRLEVGTSARDAGPAARRFVEHILRWTAWRA, from the coding sequence GTGGCCGACCTGGAACTGCGACACCTCGAATATCTGGTCGCCGTGGCGGAGACCGGGAGCATCACCCGGGCCGCGCGGCGGCTCATGCTGACGCAGCCGGCGCTGTCGCGGGCGTTGCGTGCGCTGGAGCGTACGGTCGGCGTGCCGCTGCTGGTGCGTGGTTCGCGCGCCACCGAACTCACGCCGGCCGGATCGGAACTGCTGAAGGACGCCTACGACCTGCTGGACCGGTCCAGGGTGGCGCTCGCCCGGGCCCGCGGGACGGAGACGGTGACCGTCACCGCACCCGCCTGCGACGTCGTCGCCGTGGCCGCGGCGGGCCGGGACTTCGAGGCGCGGCATCCCGGCGTCGCGGTGAACGTGGTGCCGCGCGACTGGCTGTCGACGGAGGCGCTGCGCGCCGGCGCGGCGGACGTGGCGATCCTGCGGGACTCCTTCGACCGGCGCGGCCTGGCCGTCGAGCCGATCATGGACGAACCGCGGATGGTCCTGCTCGGCGCCGGTCACCCGCTCGGCGCGCGGGAGCGGCTGACCGTCGCCGACCTGCGGGACGAGACGTTCACCTACTGGTCCGGGATGTCCGGTGCGGAGGCGGCGCACTGGACCGGCTCGGACGTCGACGGGCGCCCGCGCCGGCAGAGCGTGCGGATCGGCTCGGTGACCGACGTGCTCGCCGCGGTCGCGCTGGGACGGGCCGTCGTCTACGCGCACGGCTCGACGCTGCCGGAGCTGCTGCCCGGCATGCAGGTGCGGCCGGTCGAGGACCTGTCCGCGAGCCGCCTCGAGGTCGGCACGTCGGCGCGGGACGCCGGCCCGGCCGCCCGCCGGTTCGTGGAGCACATCCTGCGGTGGACTGCCTGGCGGGCATGA
- a CDS encoding SDR family NAD(P)-dependent oxidoreductase gives MQDHATVVITGASSGIGLAAAEQLAARGFRVVLVGRTERRLNAAVDRVRAAGQGREPGWFRADFERLTEVRALAGYLLDTYPHIDVLVNNAGRRVLSHRLTEDGNEATVQANHLGHFLLSGLLRDRLRGGRIINTAVRPAANVRIDPDELNIPAERYRSVPAYQMTKAANILFAMEAARRWPDVLSMSFHPGLVRTNIGDDTALRYFFRYAPFLISPERSAAAMLPLITSPAGDLRNGGFYAGGRLPRLTRRIFTPEIAARLWDASERALA, from the coding sequence ATGCAAGATCATGCGACTGTCGTCATCACCGGAGCCAGCTCCGGCATCGGGCTCGCCGCCGCGGAGCAGCTCGCGGCGCGCGGCTTCCGGGTCGTGCTGGTCGGCCGCACCGAGCGGCGGCTGAACGCGGCCGTCGACCGGGTCCGGGCGGCCGGGCAGGGCCGTGAGCCGGGCTGGTTCCGGGCCGACTTCGAGCGGCTGACCGAGGTCCGCGCGCTGGCCGGTTACCTGCTGGACACGTACCCGCACATCGATGTCCTGGTCAACAACGCGGGCCGGCGGGTGCTGTCCCACCGGCTCACCGAGGACGGCAACGAGGCGACGGTGCAGGCCAACCACCTGGGACATTTCCTGCTCAGTGGGCTGCTGCGGGATCGGCTGCGCGGCGGCCGGATCATCAACACCGCGGTGCGGCCGGCGGCCAACGTCCGGATCGATCCGGACGAGCTGAACATCCCGGCCGAGCGGTATCGCAGCGTTCCGGCGTACCAGATGACCAAGGCCGCGAACATCCTCTTCGCCATGGAGGCGGCCCGGCGCTGGCCGGACGTCCTCAGCATGAGCTTTCACCCCGGCCTGGTGCGCACGAACATCGGCGACGACACGGCGTTGCGGTACTTCTTCCGGTACGCGCCGTTCCTGATCAGCCCGGAGCGGTCCGCCGCGGCCATGCTGCCCCTGATCACGTCGCCGGCGGGCGACCTGCGCAACGGCGGCTTCTACGCGGGCGGGCGGCTGCCCCGGCTCACCCGGCGGATCTTCACCCCGGAGATCGCCGCCCGGCTCTGGGACGCGTCGGAGCGCGCGCTCGCGTGA
- a CDS encoding tetratricopeptide repeat protein has translation MTYLSEARAALRRGDTDTMQRLSDVELVRARDAGDLAGEVEAISMLARTAMFRGDYGTARRLAGEAADRAGAGGDPALELVPVHVAAAVELVAGDLEKARDAFTRSLALNERWGDARTVAREQFNLATIALKLGDAARATELLFASRRHALDAHDTDAAMLTHHAFAGAILAEAQGDTRLATRRLAAVESVLAATGEVLVAGYAADQAALRTTLRERLGADFDAEYAAGAGQDIRELLTAM, from the coding sequence ATGACGTACCTCAGCGAGGCCCGGGCCGCGTTGCGCCGTGGCGATACCGACACCATGCAGCGGCTGAGCGATGTGGAACTCGTCCGGGCGCGGGACGCCGGAGATCTTGCCGGCGAGGTGGAGGCGATATCCATGCTGGCCCGCACCGCCATGTTCCGCGGCGACTACGGCACGGCACGGCGGCTGGCGGGCGAGGCCGCCGATCGTGCGGGCGCCGGCGGGGACCCGGCACTGGAACTGGTTCCCGTGCACGTGGCGGCCGCGGTGGAACTCGTCGCCGGTGACCTGGAGAAGGCTCGCGACGCGTTCACGCGCAGTCTCGCGCTCAACGAGCGGTGGGGCGACGCCAGGACGGTCGCGCGTGAGCAGTTCAACCTCGCCACCATCGCACTCAAACTCGGCGACGCCGCCCGCGCCACCGAGCTGCTCTTCGCGAGCCGGCGGCACGCGCTCGACGCGCACGACACCGACGCCGCGATGCTGACCCACCACGCGTTCGCGGGCGCGATCCTGGCCGAGGCCCAGGGCGACACCCGCCTGGCCACTCGCCGGCTGGCGGCGGTGGAGTCCGTGCTCGCCGCCACCGGCGAGGTCCTCGTCGCGGGCTACGCCGCCGACCAGGCCGCGCTGCGCACGACGCTGCGCGAGCGGCTCGGCGCCGACTTCGACGCCGAGTACGCCGCCGGCGCGGGCCAGGACATCCGCGAGCTGCTCACCGCCATGTGA
- a CDS encoding zinc-dependent alcohol dehydrogenase family protein, translating to MRGVVMHAPGDVRVEDLPDPRIEAATDAVIRVSATCVCGSDLWPYRGTDKVDGPARMGHEYAGIVEEVGAEVSTLRPGQFVVGSFWASDNTCELCRAGYQSACVHRVPMGALGSQAQYLRVPLADGTLVATPEVPPADLVPDYLAASDVLGTGWFAAVAAQAGPGRTVAVVGDGAVGLLAVLAAKQLGAERIIAMSRHESRQRLAREFGATDVVTERGDDGIARIKDLTGGLGAHSVIEAVGTQESMTQAIRSARPGGDVGFVGVTHDVSIDGMEMFWSLVRLHGGPAPVRRFLPELMGLIGDRTINPGRVFDLDLPLEEAAEGYAAMDERRAIKTLLRP from the coding sequence ATGCGTGGCGTCGTCATGCACGCACCCGGCGACGTCCGGGTGGAGGACCTGCCCGATCCGCGGATCGAGGCGGCCACGGACGCGGTCATCCGCGTCTCCGCGACCTGTGTCTGCGGTTCGGACCTGTGGCCGTACCGCGGGACCGACAAGGTCGACGGGCCGGCCCGGATGGGCCACGAGTACGCCGGGATCGTCGAGGAGGTCGGCGCCGAGGTGAGCACGCTGCGGCCCGGCCAGTTCGTGGTCGGCTCGTTCTGGGCGTCGGACAACACCTGTGAGCTGTGCCGGGCCGGCTACCAGAGCGCGTGCGTGCACCGCGTCCCGATGGGGGCGCTGGGTTCGCAGGCGCAGTACCTGCGCGTGCCGCTCGCGGACGGCACGCTGGTCGCGACGCCCGAGGTGCCGCCGGCCGACCTGGTGCCGGACTACCTGGCCGCCTCCGACGTGCTCGGCACCGGCTGGTTCGCCGCGGTCGCCGCCCAGGCCGGGCCGGGGAGGACGGTCGCGGTCGTCGGCGACGGCGCCGTCGGCCTGCTCGCGGTCCTGGCCGCGAAGCAGCTCGGCGCGGAACGGATCATCGCGATGAGCCGGCACGAGTCCCGCCAGCGGCTGGCCCGCGAGTTCGGCGCGACCGACGTCGTCACCGAGCGCGGCGACGACGGCATCGCCCGGATCAAGGACCTGACCGGCGGGCTCGGCGCGCACTCGGTCATCGAGGCGGTCGGCACGCAGGAGTCGATGACGCAGGCGATCCGCTCCGCCCGTCCCGGCGGCGACGTCGGCTTCGTCGGCGTCACCCACGACGTGAGCATCGACGGCATGGAGATGTTCTGGTCGCTGGTGCGCCTGCACGGCGGCCCGGCACCGGTGCGCCGGTTCCTGCCCGAGCTGATGGGCCTGATCGGCGACCGTACGATCAACCCCGGCCGGGTCTTCGATCTGGACCTGCCGCTGGAGGAGGCGGCCGAGGGCTACGCGGCGATGGACGAGCGCCGCGCGATCAAGACCCTGCTGCGCCCATAG
- a CDS encoding peptidoglycan-binding domain-containing protein yields the protein MTVTKTINALARALSGIVDATANPPADDRTVRRLLEALRVGTGDGSPDAMTRAVRRFQAAVGLPTDGVAGPRTVHMMVLTLRQARPAA from the coding sequence ATGACGGTGACGAAGACGATCAACGCGCTGGCCAGGGCGCTGTCCGGAATCGTGGACGCCACGGCCAACCCACCGGCCGACGACCGCACGGTCCGGCGGCTGCTCGAGGCCCTCCGGGTCGGTACCGGCGACGGCTCGCCGGACGCGATGACCCGCGCGGTGCGCCGCTTCCAGGCCGCCGTGGGGCTGCCCACCGACGGCGTTGCCGGCCCGCGCACCGTGCACATGATGGTGCTCACGCTTCGGCAGGCTCGGCCCGCCGCCTGA